The following DNA comes from Plasmodium vivax chromosome 11, whole genome shotgun sequence.
GGGCCACTCTTACGGGTTGTGCCGAAGGGAGACCACACAGCTGGGCTGCGCAACTACCCTGCGCAATTGCCCTGCGCGGGTACATTAATTAAACGTGAGAGCTACATGGCGAAGCTGACAACACCGTGGTACGCCGCATCTTCCGAACTGGCGTTTTGATGGCATCCACTCCAATTGCAGTTTTCATCGCATCCGCCTTGGGAATAGCCGGCTGTGTGGCTGACCTGGCTGCTAACTCTTGGCTGCTCCACCTCCCCGTTCAGTGGAGCCGCTCCAGCAAAAGAACGCAACTTCGACCAAGGGGCCCGTGTGCACACGTCAAACTCATTTCTACATGCCCGTTTTCGCAACGAGGCAAAATTTTCGGGGATAGAAATcgcctgacttgttcagatTTTATTTCGTCCCCACGTAAACTGCATAAACTGCATAAACGTGTTAACAAAAGAGAAGCAGTTCCACCTTCGATTGCTCTCCTTCTGTAGCTGCCTACGCGAAGAGAagtcctttccccccccatttctACGTGTTTGCAATTCACCTGTTAAGTGGGGCCACTCACAAAAAAGGTATCATCCGGGCAGTAAGGCAAAGTTCGTGTTTGGCCAGTACGCACATTCCAGGTCAGGCCCACTCTGCTGGCACTTTGCTCATTTGACGCCTCTGCCATCCcaaaggcataaaaaaaaaaggaaaccaaaACGAAAGCAAACTTTGCGAAGAGCCCAATGCAGGAAAACCCAATCGTGCAGTACATTTTGGTTAACAAGGAAATTTTGGATAAGAAATGGCCGCTGGGGTCTGTCATAGCCCAGGCATGTCATGCGTGGTGAGTTTTGCCCACAAGTGGGATTGCCCTTTACCGCGCGTTTTAAAGAAGGCTCTCCGTTTGATGAGCGGTAGCGAGGGTGCGTAAATGCGTGGATGTGTGTTTGCTGTGCGGCGAGTATGTGGACTTCGGGAGGTCTACAGGGAAGGCTGCCCCGCTGCCCACTTACCTGCACGGGTTCCCTCATAAACGTGCAAACACATGGTAGAcgtttccctccccccccctcaacAGCGTCGCCGTCATTGCCGAAAATCAGGAAGACCAAGTGGTGAAGGAGTACCTCTgcgcggaaaaaataaacaacaTGCACAAGGTCATCCTACGGATCGAAGATacaaatgaaataaaaaatctttCCAACATTTTAGAGGGCGCATCTTTGAAGTACAAAATTTGGACGGAGTTCCCGGAAAACATACAAACAGCTGTGGCGTTGAAGCCGTATTATAAGGACACGGTCAAGGAGTATTTGAAGAAATATCCGTTGCTAAGGAAGTTGTGATGTGTGAAGAGGACTTCTTCGGGGGAGACATATCCGAGTTGCGCTCCCCCCAATACTTCTTTGAACGTGCTAactgtgcatttttttttttttttttttcttttctgcgACGGGAGAAACAACCTCGAAGGGTTGACTCCCAATTGTGAAGAATTTTGAAGTTTATTCCAGCGATGGTAATGGCTTCTAGTGAAGccttaaaaatttgcaaaaaaaaaaaaaactaaagtTGTACATGTAAAACGAATGCTATAATGAGAAAAGAAGGGTAGCAGGGTTGGATGTACATGATGTGcctgcatatgtatatatgtttatatatatatgcacacgcGTGGGGTACACTGATGCGGATGCGGGGGTTCACCAGAGATGCCCCCCCAACCTTCTCGCATGGGGACCCCAAAGCGTAGGAGCTCGTACATGCGGGCGCATAAACGCGCGAGTACTACACTCACATACGCAACACGTAGGCACACACTTGGCAGGTGGCTAcccattttataaaaaaaagataaaaccAATGGGTAGTATAGCAGTTCTGAGTTCAGGGCCTCTCTCTTGAGTCGTACGCAGAGGGGTGCTTCTCTACGCGGAGTACTCCCGCTTATGATCTTTCTCCACGAATACGTCTGGCTAGCTGTATATCCTTTGGCATGATGGTAACTCTCTTGGCGTGGATGGCACACAAGTTGGTATCTTCGAAGAGTCCTACTAAGTAGGCCTCCGCTGCCTCTTGGAGAGCCATGACTGCAGATGACTGAAAGCGCAAGTCGGTTTTGTAGTCCTGTGCAATTTCTCTCACCAATCTCTGGAATGGCAATTTTCTAATTAAAAGGTCAGTGGACTTTTGGTATCTTCTAATTTCTCTCAAGGCGACAGTTCCTGGTCTATATCTGTGAGGTTTTTTAATACCCGCAGAAATTGGAGCTGACTTTCTCGCTGCCTTGGAGGCTAACTGCTTTCTGGGGGCCTTACCGGCGGTTGATTTCCTTGCCGTTTGTTTTGTGcgtgccattttttcgagTAAATAGGAAGTTTAGTTACgcgaaaatataaaaagaaaaacgtaTGCGTGTATGAGTATATAATTAGTATACGAGTGGGTATATATAAGTGCTTacgcgtgtgtgtgttttaaataagtgaaaggaaaaaataaaaaaaataaatctctttcgaatgttttaaaacgtatatgtatatgtcaAAAggatgcgtaaaaaaaaaaaaaaaaaatatttcgcagtgaaaaaaaaaaaagagtacatatgcgtatatacGATGTATCCCAAATATGGTGAGCGTTTTGGAcgatttttttcgttttttgaCTTTTTGGAAATGTTTAATTTGCGcgcatgtaaatatatatattttgcaaagTGTACGTTTGTGCGCGTGCGGTAtgtgctctttttttttaagtgggTGGTGGAAGTgttcaaatggggggaggcCTTTCCGCGTGCCACATGGCCGAGCTTCGCCGAGTTACTGCGTTATCGCGCTATTGCATTATTGCAATATTGCCttattgctattttttttttttttttttttttctgaactgTTAAGGTAAAAAGCTGcaattttgcgcaaaaaaaaaaaaatatgatcatGCGATTGTGCACAGCGGGAAAATGGCTATTTCGAGGGGGAAAGAGGGGTGTGCGCTAAGGCGGGCATACACAAGGGCGGGCGCGCGCCCTCGCCCGTAAAGTGTACATATAAAGCGTATGCCATAagcatacgtatatatataatacgtatatatacatatatgcatatgtacatacatacgtaatacatatatatatatattcgtGTGTGCGGGCGCCTCCACATGGACGCGTTATGCGCGCGCGCCGCCGGTTCAGTGCACTTGGCCCCCCGATGCGCGAAAAATGCGCGCCTTACGCACACGCGTGTGCGAATACGTATCCCCCTGCGTacgcacaggggggaaaaggcgcACCGGCACGTAAAAGCATACAGCTTATGCGTGCgtcaaaatgtatatttatatatatgtacgtatttatatatatttatatatatgtatacatttatatgtgcTTGCGCGCGTCGAGTGCGAAGAGAAAGTTCAAGCGGCGGAGCGGTCAGGAGAACGCGCATACGTATGCTCCtgcatgtaaatatatacacgtatgtatgtactacatatgtacataagtattatatatgtatatatcatTTACGTATGTATGATGCCCCCCTTGTGCACTCCCGCGTGCCTGCATGTGTGCGCCAAGTGCCCCCTCATTGGGGGTAACTGCCGAGCTGCAATCCCAGGCCAAAGCTTCATCAacacgaaagggaaaaaaaaacaaaaataagaagcggggaaggggaaagtaACCCCATTCCGCGTTGCAACGGTTTAGCCAACTGTGCCTCAGCGCATTCGCACGTGTTTCTCCCGAATGGCGAAAAATGCCAAGGATGCCACTTCCAATTTGCGGATAACTGGGGAGTGCCCCTTTAATTCCCCTCCCTGTTCGTCAAATGGTcggttaaaaaggggaagaaaaaaaaaaaaaaaaaagtaccccgGAGTTTAAATCAAAAGGACAACTGTGTTGCATCGCACAAAGTGTGGCACGCATATGCCATTTGGTAAGATAAACGTTTGCTCACATGTAGCGTTTTAAGCGGACGAATGAGGTATTGCTGTTTCCCTCTtgtgctcccccccttgtcGCGCAATTCCAGGTTAAAC
Coding sequences within:
- a CDS encoding histone H3, putative (encoded by transcript PVX_113665A), producing the protein MARTKQTARKSTAGKAPRKQLASKAARKSAPISAGIKKPHRYRPGTVALREIRRYQKSTDLLIRKLPFQRLVREIAQDYKTDLRFQSSAVMALQEAAEAYLVGLFEDTNLCAIHAKRVTIMPKDIQLARRIRGERS
- a CDS encoding hypothetical protein, conserved (encoded by transcript PVX_113670A), producing MQENPIVQYILVNKEILDKKWPLGSVIAQACHACVAVIAENQEDQVVKEYLCAEKINNMHKVILRIEDTNEIKNLSNILEGASLKYKIWTEFPENIQTAVALKPYYKDTVKEYLKKYPLLRKL